The Pseudomonadota bacterium genome segment AATTTATAAAGCAATTAGTGAAAAAAAATAAAGGTTTTTCATTTCTATCAAGCATTAGTGTAAGAGATGAAATAGAGAAAGGCGAACTGTCCGCACTTACTCTTAAGGACGAAAAGTTCTCAATAGACATTGATGTTATCCACCTCAAGGGAAAAACCCTTTCCCCAATAGCTGCCAACTTCTTGAATTTCCTTCAGGAACACAAGCATTCTAACAGATTGTGGAAACTTGCCGAAGAGATAACGCAAAGCGTCTCTCAGCCGTAAGTTCTTCTTGATTTCATAAGACTTAAGAAAAATAAAAAAAATATTGAAACTTTTATATAATAATGAGTATAAAGTATTTACTGGGTGGTTATTGCGAAAGCTACCATAAAATAACAGTCTAAAAGGAGGGGTAGTATGACAAAGGCAGAGTTAATAGGCAAAATGGCAGTAAGTGCAAAAGTATCAAAAGCAGCAGCCGGGAAGGCTTTAGATGCTTTTATCGAAAGTGTTAAGGCATCTTTGAAGAAAGAAGAAAGGGTTACACTTGTAGGTTTTGGCACATTTTCAGTCTCTAAGAGGCAGGCAAGGAAAGGGAGAAACCCAAGAACAGGTAAAGAAATAAAGATACCTGCCAGAAAAGTACCGAAGTTTACAGCAGGTAAGGCATTCAAGGAAGCAGTATAAATTATTAAATAACTACTTAATAACAAATGCCTCCCTCTTTGGGAGGCATTTATGTTTTAGGCATTATTTTTAAAGCTTTAGCAACCAGATCATCGGGATAGCTGATGGAACCTTCAAATTTTTCTTTTACGGAAAGATCTCCGTTATCTTTAAACAATACAACATGTAAGTCTATATTTTTGTCCATAACCTTTGCATTGATGCCGAGAGGCGTGTTGCAGCCTCCCCTGATGGCTGCCTGAAGTTTTCTCTCTATAGAAACCTCTAAAAAACTGTTCTCATGGTTTATAGGTTTTAACATATGCAATGCTTCGCTTTCATCTCTTATTTCAACGCCTATTGCGCCCTGGCCGGCTGGAGGCACCATTATCTCAAAGGGGAGAACCTCTTTTATATATTCATCAAAACCCATTCTTTTTACCCCTGCATACGCAAGTATTATGCCATCCAATCCTTGTTCTGTCAGTTTCCTTATTCTTGTATCAACATTTCCCCTGAGATTTACCACCTCGATATTCCGGTTGAAATAAAGGATTTGCGATTTTCTTCTTATGCTGCTTGTACCTATTTTTGCTTTTTTTTCAACGTTATTTATATTCTCATAGATCAGAGAAATGAATACATCCCGGGGGTCTTCTCTTTTAAGGATTGCACCGACTGTTAGTGCTTTGCCAAGCTCGGTCGGAAGGTCTTTCATGCTATGAATGGCTATATCTATTTCTTCTCTTAATAATGCTTCCTCAATCTCTTTGACGAAGAGGCCTTTGCCGCCGATAAGATTCAGCGGGGTATCCCAGACAGTGTCACCGGTTGTTTTAATAATTTTTACGGGAAAATCAAAATCAGGGTATATCTTCTTCAGAGTTTCTATTGTTAATTCCGTTTGTTTTAACGCAAGCCTACTGCCTCTCGTCCCCACTATCCATCTTGTTTTCATCCTCTCCCTCAAAGCTGAATATTTTCTTTATTATATCCATTGCAACCGGGTCTTCGTTCTGTTTTATAATTGAAATATACGGATGAATTAACTTGTTAACAATATTTTTGGTCAATATATCAATAAGTTTCAAAGTCTCTTCGTCAGTATCTTTTAGTTTCTGTACAATTTTCCTAAGCTCTTTTTCTCTTGTTTTATCAACTGCTTCTATAATATGTGTTATCAGGGGATTCATATCGAGTTTTTTAAGCCAGGTTGTAAAATTTAATTTTTCTTCTTCTATGATAGCAATAGCTTTTTCTGATTCTTTAACCCTGTCTGAAAGATGTTTTTGTGAAAGATCTTTTAGGTCATCAATATCGTAAAGATACACGTTTTCAATATCATTCACCTCGGGGTCCACATCCCTTGGCATAGCAATATCTATAAAGAACAGAGGTTTATTCTTCCTTTTCTTCATTATTGAATGAACAAGTGTTTTATCAATTATTGGTTTCTCGGAACTTGTAGATGAAAGCACCATATCGACTTTTGTCAACAAGTCAGGTATTTCCCGAAAGGGGTAGGCAGTACCGATAATATCTTCTGAAAGTTTCTGAGCATGCTGAAATGTTCTGTTTGCAATAAAGATTTCGTTAAGCCCTTCCTTTTTGAAATATTTTAATGCAATTTCACACATTTCTCCCACGCCTATTACAAGGATCTTTTTTTTATGTAACTCGCCAAATATATTTTTGGACAGCTCTATTGCCATGGAACTGATCGATATCGGGTTATAGCCTATCCTGGTCTCAGTTCTTATTCTTTTTGCAACATTAAAGGTTTTATGAAAGGTTTTGTCGAGAAAAAAACCTGTAGAATTTTGAAGTGTGGCTGTCCTGTATGCATCCTTTACCTGACCGAGTATTTGCGGTTCCCCGATAACCATCGAATCAAGTCCTGACGCTACAAGAAATAGATGTTTGTAAGCATCTTCATCTTTAAAACAGTATGTGTAATCGTCTAACCAATCCTGTTTTATGCCGCAATAACCGAAAAGCATATCATTGATTATATTGAGTGACTTATCCTGATTATCTGTACAAAAATATATTTCAGTTCTGTTACATGTAGAAACAATAACTGCTTCTATGATACCCGCCGTTTTCATCATGGTTAAAACGTCAGGTATGTTTTCTTCAGGAATATAGAGCTTTTCTCTTATTTCAATAGGCGCGGTATTGTGATTAAGTCCGAATACTAAAATGTGCATTTTAAGAAGCCTTCGGGAGGGATTTAAATGAACGAATGTTGTCCTCCTAAAAAGAAACTAACGCCAAAAAAGGTTATAAGTATTGAAAAAAAACCAATAATCATCATGTATGCAGTTCTTCTGCCCCTCCAGCCGATTGTGAGCCTATTATGAATGAGGATGGCATATACAATCCAGGTAATAAGAGACCATGTCTCCTTCGGGTCCCAGCTCCAATATGAACCCCAGGTCGTACTTGCCCATATAGAGCCGGTTATGATGCCTATCGTAAGAAATAAAAAACCATAAGAAATACATCGGTAGTTAATGGAATCAAGTGTTTCGAGAGAAGGGAACCTTGCGGCTACAGGCGAAAACCTCTTCTCCTTGATTTTTTTTTCAACAATCAAATAGACCACAGAGACGAAAAAACTTATGAGGAAAACCGCGCAGCCAATGAAAGAAAATATAGCATGAACAGGCAGCCACCAACTGTTGAGTACGGCGGGCAAGGGCTTGATTTCTGTCGGAAAAGCAAAGGCAACTACAAAAATTATCGTCAAAACAGGCAGGATAATGCTGCCGAGCATTTCCATTTTGTACATTTTTTTGATATATAGAAAAAAACAGGCGATGCAAAGGGAAAAGAATGAGAGCGCTTCATAAGCGTTTGTAATTGGCGTATAACCTGCCTTCAGATACCTGACAAAGGTTGCAAGAAAATGGATAAAAAAACCTGTTATAAAAAAATAATGTCCCAGCCTCTCGGTTATCTTTTTGTTAGCAGTAAGGTAAAAAAGGTAGGACATTGTTGAGATCACGTAGAAAAAGAGGGCGATATAAAACATGTATATATTCATCTGGTTTCTTTCAGGAATCTTGTTATAATTTCTTTCATATTCATATTTATCAGTTCTTTCATATCTGTCTTATTGATTGCCGCCATTATTTCCTCTCTCTTTTTTCTGTCTTTCACGGTTTCTATCAAAAGTTTTCTGAATTTCCCGATAATATGTGCATATTTTATATAATCCCCTGTAATATATTTGTTTATCTCTTTTTTCAGCCTTTTGGATAATGAAGGCAGAACGCCGGATGAGGAGATGGCAATAACAATAGGGTCCTTTTTTACAATCGACGGGACAATAAAATCACATAAACCCGGATCGTCAACAACATTAACCAGGATACCTTTAATTGCAGCTTCTTTTTTTATTCTTTCGTTAATTTCTTTTCTGTTTGTAGCTGCAAACACCAATGACGCCCCGTCTAAATCACCTTCTTTGTATTCACGTCCAATAACCTCTATTTTCCCCGATTTTGAAAGTTTTGTTAAGGCCCCGGTTATTTTTGGACTGATTAATTTTACTTTAGCGTTAAATCTAAGAAGCATTACGACCTTTCTTTCGGCGATTTTTCCGCCTCCCATAACAATACAGGACTTGTCTGCAATATCCAGAAAAAGAGGATAGTGCAATTGTTTAGTATAAAATTTGGAATTTTTTGAATTCATTTTTAAATTCTTCCTGCTGAATGTCTAAACTTTCAATGTAAGCGCCTCTTGGGCCAATGCTGCACCATTCTGCGAATTTGTCAACGGATTCATCACTTCCTTCGCAAACAATTTCGACCCTGCCATCTGTTAGATTTCTTACCCATCCTTTTAAGCCAAGTTCCTCGGCCTGTATCATCGTATTGTGCCTGAAAAATACACCCTGTACTAAACCGCTGACATATATATGATTTCTTTTCATAGTTGATATTTGTATTGATTTAAAGCCTTTATATATTATAATTAAAACATAAGAACCTTACAAAATCAAAATCTTTGTATAATATAGGGTGATAAAGGGATGTATAGAGTCGGTATTGATATCGGTTCTGTCAGTGTAAACATCGCTGTAGTAGATAAGTCGGGCAATATAACGATTGACAGATATATACGCCATTTGGGCAGGCCAATTGAAGCAGCAAAAGAAGTCATCGAAGAACTGATTAAAACACACGATATAGAATTTATTGCAACAACAGGTACAGGGGCAAAGCATTTCACCTCCATTATAGGCGGATCGTTTGTAAATGAAATAGTGGCCCTTGCAACCGGATTCAGTCATCTGTATCCGCATATCGGAAGCATAATCGATATAGGCGGCGAGGATTCCAAGCTTATCATATTTGAAAAGTCGGGCAAAAAAAACAGATTGAGAGTAAAAGACTTTTCTATGAACGCCTTGTGTGCAGCAGGAACAGGCTCATTTTTAGACCAGCAGGCCTCCAGACTCCGTTTTACAATAGAAGAGTTCAGCGAAATAGCCCTGAAAGCAATCAATGTGCCGAGGATTGCCGGAAGATGTACTGTCTTTGCCAAATCCGATATGATACACCTTCAGCAAATAGCAACACCTGATTATGAAATAGTTGCCGGACTCTGTTATGCCCTTGCAAGGAATTTTAAAAGCAATATTGCCAAAGGAAAAGAAATAGGAAATCCTGTGGCTTTTGTTGGCGGCGTGGCTGCAAATGCAGGGATGAAAAAGGCCATAAGGGATGTATTTGCTTTAAAAGATGGCGAACTGATAGTTCCCGAACACTTTACATTAATGGGTGCAATTGGTGCAATCTATACGGTACTTGATGAGCCGGTTTTGAAGCGAACCTTTGTAGGTGTGGATGGATTGGAGGAATATCTGTTGCAGGAAAGATTTCATGAAGCGCATGAACCCTTAAAGATATCAGAAGAAAATCTGAATGTATCTTATGAATTGAAAAACATAAAGGAGAAAACCAGGGCATACCTTGGTCTTGATGTCGGATCAATAAGCACAAATCTTGTGGTGATTAACGAAGAGAAGGATATCCTTGCCAAAAGTTATCTTATGACTGAAGGAAGACCTCTTGATGCTGTTAAAAGAGGTCTGGCAGAAATAGGAGAGGAAATAGGGGAAAAAATTGAAATAATAGGCGCCGGGACCACAGGTTCGGGAAGATACCTTACGGGCGATTTCATCGGCGCCGATATAGTCAGAAATGAAATAACGGCACAGGCTGAAGCGGCAATAAATATAGACAGCAAAGTTGATACCGTTTTCGAAATTGGAGGGCAGGATTCAAAATATATCAGTATTGACAATGGTGTTATTGTAGATTTTGAAATGAATAAAGCTTGTGCCGCGGGAACAGGCTCTTTTCTGGAGGAACAGGCTGAAAAACTCGGGATATCCATAAAAGAGGAATTTGGCAGTCTTGCCCTGGCATCAAAAGCACCCGTAAAGATGGGTGAGAGGTGTACGGTTTTTATTGAATCAGATCTTGTGCACCATCAGCAGAGAGGTGCAAGGACCGATGACCTTGTGAGCGGCCTTTCGTATTCGATAGTTACAAATTATTTGAATAAAGTAGTAGGTGACAGGAGGGTAGGGGAGAGAATATTTTTTCAAGGTGGAACCGCTTTTAATAAAGGTGTTATAGCAGCATTTGAAAATGTACTCAAAAAACCTGTAAAAGTGCCGTCTCACCACGATATTACCGGCGCCATAGGCGTTGCAATCCTTGCAATGAAAGAGAGGGATTGGGCAAAAAGCAATTTTAAGGGATTTGACCTGAGCAAGAGACAGTATGTAGTTGATACTTTTGAGTGCAAAGGTTGCGAAAATTTATGTGAAATCAGGAAAGTGACGGTAGAGGATGAAGCACCGTTATATTATGGAAGCAGGTGCGAAAAATACGATGTGAAAAGAAATATCGAAAAAAGGCATGTAACAGACCTATTCAAGGTAAGAGACGAGCTGCTGCATGAAATTTATAATAAACAGGTCGACGGTGAACCGATAGGGATACCTGAGATATTAAATATCTGTGACTTTTTGCCTTTCTGGAAGGCATTTCTTACAGAGCTCGGATTTTCCATTGTAATTTCAGATGTTACAAATAATAAAATCATCAAAGAAGGCGTTGAAAATATCATTGTGGAGTCATGCTTTCCCATAAAGCTCGCGCACGGTCATATACTCAATCTCATACATAAAGGCGTTAAAAGGATTTTTCTTCCAAGTGTTATTAATCTCAAAAACATTTCCAACCATACGTCAAACACGTTTTCCTGTCCCTATGCTCAGTCAATACCTTACACTGTCAAAGCCTCCATTGATTTTGATGCTGCAGGAGTAAAACTGGATTCACCGGTTGTGTATTTTGGCGGCAGCAAAGATAATGCATTAAAAACACTTAAAGTCTTTGGAAGAAGAATTAATAAAACCGGTAAAGAAGTGGAAAAAGCCTTTGATATTGCAATGGAAACACAAAACACATTTTATAGTAAATGCCTTAATGAAGGCGCAAAATTGTTAACTACACTTGGAAAGCATGAAAAGGTAATGGTGATAATCGGCAGGCCATATAACAGCGTGGACCCCGGGGCAAACCTGAATATACATAAAAAATTGATGGACCTTGGTGTAACTCCTGTGCCGCTGGACATGTTGCCCATCATGGATGGTGCAGAAAAAGATGAAGACCTGAAAGATATGTACTGGGGTTATGGACAAAAGATTTTACGGGCTGCAAAGCTTGTCAAAGAACACGATAATTTTTACGGGATATATATTACAAACTTTGGCTGTGGCCCTGATTCTTTTATCATGCATTTCTTTAAAAAGATCATGAAAGGGAAACCCTTCCTGCAGTTGGAAATTGACGAGCATAGCGCCGATGCCGGCATTATTACAAGGCTTGAGGCTTTTCTCGACAGTATCAGGAATGCAAAGCATGAACCGAAGACAATGAAGAAAGTGGTTTCAAAATTTGATGTGAACGGCAAGAAGAGAAAGGTATATATACCCTATATGAGTGACCACTCTGTTACATTATCAAGTGCTTTCCGTGCTTGTGGCGTTGAAACGGATGTTATGGATGAATCCGATGAAGAAGCAGTGCGCCTTGGGAGAAAGATTACCTCCGGCAAGGAATGTTATCCATGCATACTTACTACGGGCGATATGCTGAAAGCAGTAAGCAAATCATCTTTTGATCCTGAAAAAAGCGCATTTTTTATGCCTACAGGCGGCGGACCGTGCAGGTTCGGACAATATCACAGGTTTCACAGAATGGTTCTTGATGAAATGGGTTATGAAGAAGTGCCCATATATGCGCCTAATCAGGATCACAGGCTATATGATGAACTCGATATGCTCGGAAGCAAATTCAAACGATTAGCCTGGAGATCAATAGTGGCAACAGACCTTATCATGAAAATGCTTCACGAGATAAGACCTTACGAGGAAATCAAGGGAGATGCGGATAAGGTTTATAAAGATGTGCTTCTTCATATTTCAAAATCTATAGAAAAGGGCGGTAAAGACATTTTTGACGTGCTTGAAAACGCAATAAATAATTATTTGAACATTAAGAGGGTAATAACAGAAAAACCGCTTGTAGGCATTGTCGGTGAAATATATATAAGGTCTAACAGGTTCAGTAATAACGACCTTGTGAGAAAGATAGAGGAATTTGGCGGAGTAGCATGGCTTGCATCTATTGCGGAATGGATAAGCTATGTAAACTATATTAATAGAAAAAAAAAAAAAAAAAAGGGCAGCATTCCCAACATGATGAATTTTCTCATTACCGGATATATACAGGGGAAAGACGAACATCGGATTGAAAAGATATTTGCGAAAGAGCTGAGGTATGGAAAAGAGCCGAAGATAGACGACATAATTAAAAAGGCAAGTCCTTATGTCCATGTGAGTTTTGAAGGTGAGGCAATATTAAGTGTCGGAAAGGCTGTTGATTTTATTCACAGGGGTGTGTCCGGGATTATTAATGCAATGCCCTTTACCTGTATGCCCGGAACAGTGTCGAGCGCCATTATGAAATTGATTCAAAAGAGGTATCATACTCCCATTATTAATATAGCCTATGACGGTCAGGGCGCAACAAACATAACAACAAGGCTTGAAGCTTTTATGTACCAGGTTAAGGAACATTTCCAGAACCGTGGATAATCGGAGAATATAAACAATAATGAATATTTCATATGGTTTTATTGAAGATATCGGCCGCCGTACAAGCATGGAAGACTCACATGCAATCTACCATGCACCGGAGAAATTATTTTTCAGTGCAGAAATTTACGATGGTCACGGCGGAAAAAGAGCGGCTCAAATTGCTGCAGAAATGCTCACACCCTGTTTTTTGCATTTATGGACAAGGGAAGCTGAAAAACCCTTGAAAGAACGTCGTGGAGAATTGGAACTCTTGAGGCAGTCATATATTGAAGTTGATGATCATATTTTAAATATTGGAGTTGAAAGCGGAACAACAGCAGCAACGTTCTATATAATAGATAAAAAGTTTATTGCATCAAATGTCGGCGATACGCGGGTAATAATCGGAACCAAGGCCGGTGTTGATTTATTGACTATTGATCACAAACCATCACTTCCAGAAGAGAGGTCAAGAATTGAAAAATCGGGCGGTTTTATATCAGGTTACGGAACGCCGAGGGTTCAGGGTGTACTTGCTATAAGCCGTGCATTGGGTGATGCGAGTCTAAAGCCTTTTGTAAGCTCTGAGCCGAGGATTGTCGAAGGCCGTCTGGAAAGAGAAAACGATTTTGTCATACTTGCATGTGATGGTGTATGGGATGTGCTTACCCCGCAGGAAGTGATCGGCATAGCGAGGTCTGTTGAAAACCCCCAGGAAGGAGCCCGACAGATAAAAGAAGCGGCATTGGAATATGGAAGCGCTGATAATATCTCGGTTTTTGTCCTTGATTTAAGAGCTTATTTGTAAACATCTTAAAATTATTGGAATATCAAGTATAACAATCCTGTATCATAAAAAAATGTCTCTTAGGTGCAACCGGGCGACCTTGCAGGTGCAGTAACTGGTGTTCGCATCAGAGCAGGTTATTAAAACTTTATAATGGTTTTTGAAGTTGAAAGCTTTGCATTGATTGTTTCCTGTTTATCTTCAAGACCTCTTTTTCCCATAATTGCCTTTGTGTATATTTTTCCAAGTTCAACACCAGGCTGGTCAAAGGGGTTTACTTCGTATAGATAGCCGAGAAAAGCAATAACCATTTCATACAACATAAACAGCGCGCCCAGATTGTATTCGTTAATTTCGTTAATGAGGATGGTAATGTTAGGTGTTTTGGATTCAGTGATTGAAAGGGCGGTTCCGAGGAATTCAGCATAAAAAAGGTCGCGCAGATTCTTCCCTGCAAGATAATCAATGGATTCGATGTAAGAAAAGGAATCGGGAATGGTCCGGTCATCATCGGCGCTGTATATGAGGGTAATAAATTTATCTTTAGGACCATCGATATATAATTGGAGCTGAGAATGCTGGTCAGTAACGCCTATGGATTTTAAAGGAGTTGGGCCCTTCGTGTTTTTTCCGATGCTTTCCCCTTCAAGCTGCCTGAACCAGTCGGCAAAGCCGGAAAGTCTTTCACAGTAAGGCATCATTACGTGGATGTTCTTGCCCTGTTTGTCCATAAGGTAAAGGATGCTTGAAATTATGATGCCGATATTCTCATCAGGCCTTTTTTCTTTAATGTGCTGCGCCATATCTTTGGCGCCATCCATTATTTTATCGATATCAATACCCATTAAGGCTGCCGGGAACATGCTGACAGGCGTAAGTACGGAAAACCTTCCCCCCACGCCGTCAGGAACATTCAGGACAGGATATCCTTCTCTTTCGGCAATTTCCTTGAGAATCCCTTTATCTCTGTCGGTTATTACCACAATCCTTTCCTTTGCATTGCCAAGCAGTTCTTTGAAAATCATGAATTGAGATATCGTTTCCGGTGTTTCGCCTGACTTGCTGATTGCTATTAAAAGAGTATCTTCTTTTTCAGGCGTGATGATATCAATAATCATGTTAATTTTATTGGGGTCTATATTGTCAAGTATGAAATACCTCGGTTTATTGCCTCTTGCCGTATCGCTCAGATTGTGGAAGGGTTTGAGAAGCGCGTTGAAAATCGTCTCAGTGCCGAGAGAAGAGCCTCCGATGCCGAGAAGCACGATGTTCTTCAGCTTTTTTGTGTTAATGGTATCACAAAGCCTCTTCATTTCCGAAAATTGAAATTTCTTTGAAGGCAGATCCATAAAGGGGTAGGGGGTAGCCCAAAGTTTCATATTATAAGATTGGAGTTTTTCAGAGATAGCTGCTATGGATGTA includes the following:
- a CDS encoding HU family DNA-binding protein, with amino-acid sequence MTKAELIGKMAVSAKVSKAAAGKALDAFIESVKASLKKEERVTLVGFGTFSVSKRQARKGRNPRTGKEIKIPARKVPKFTAGKAFKEAV
- the hemC gene encoding hydroxymethylbilane synthase is translated as MKTRWIVGTRGSRLALKQTELTIETLKKIYPDFDFPVKIIKTTGDTVWDTPLNLIGGKGLFVKEIEEALLREEIDIAIHSMKDLPTELGKALTVGAILKREDPRDVFISLIYENINNVEKKAKIGTSSIRRKSQILYFNRNIEVVNLRGNVDTRIRKLTEQGLDGIILAYAGVKRMGFDEYIKEVLPFEIMVPPAGQGAIGVEIRDESEALHMLKPINHENSFLEVSIERKLQAAIRGGCNTPLGINAKVMDKNIDLHVVLFKDNGDLSVKEKFEGSISYPDDLVAKALKIMPKT
- the hemA gene encoding glutamyl-tRNA reductase; the protein is MHILVFGLNHNTAPIEIREKLYIPEENIPDVLTMMKTAGIIEAVIVSTCNRTEIYFCTDNQDKSLNIINDMLFGYCGIKQDWLDDYTYCFKDEDAYKHLFLVASGLDSMVIGEPQILGQVKDAYRTATLQNSTGFFLDKTFHKTFNVAKRIRTETRIGYNPISISSMAIELSKNIFGELHKKKILVIGVGEMCEIALKYFKKEGLNEIFIANRTFQHAQKLSEDIIGTAYPFREIPDLLTKVDMVLSSTSSEKPIIDKTLVHSIMKKRKNKPLFFIDIAMPRDVDPEVNDIENVYLYDIDDLKDLSQKHLSDRVKESEKAIAIIEEEKLNFTTWLKKLDMNPLITHIIEAVDKTREKELRKIVQKLKDTDEETLKLIDILTKNIVNKLIHPYISIIKQNEDPVAMDIIKKIFSFEGEDENKMDSGDERQ
- the ccsB gene encoding c-type cytochrome biogenesis protein CcsB, whose product is MNIYMFYIALFFYVISTMSYLFYLTANKKITERLGHYFFITGFFIHFLATFVRYLKAGYTPITNAYEALSFFSLCIACFFLYIKKMYKMEMLGSIILPVLTIIFVVAFAFPTEIKPLPAVLNSWWLPVHAIFSFIGCAVFLISFFVSVVYLIVEKKIKEKRFSPVAARFPSLETLDSINYRCISYGFLFLTIGIITGSIWASTTWGSYWSWDPKETWSLITWIVYAILIHNRLTIGWRGRRTAYMMIIGFFSILITFFGVSFFLGGQHSFI
- a CDS encoding bifunctional precorrin-2 dehydrogenase/sirohydrochlorin ferrochelatase; its protein translation is MNSKNSKFYTKQLHYPLFLDIADKSCIVMGGGKIAERKVVMLLRFNAKVKLISPKITGALTKLSKSGKIEVIGREYKEGDLDGASLVFAATNRKEINERIKKEAAIKGILVNVVDDPGLCDFIVPSIVKKDPIVIAISSSGVLPSLSKRLKKEINKYITGDYIKYAHIIGKFRKLLIETVKDRKKREEIMAAINKTDMKELINMNMKEIITRFLKETR
- a CDS encoding acylphosphatase, producing the protein MKRNHIYVSGLVQGVFFRHNTMIQAEELGLKGWVRNLTDGRVEIVCEGSDESVDKFAEWCSIGPRGAYIESLDIQQEEFKNEFKKFQILY
- a CDS encoding acyl-CoA dehydratase activase, with amino-acid sequence MYRVGIDIGSVSVNIAVVDKSGNITIDRYIRHLGRPIEAAKEVIEELIKTHDIEFIATTGTGAKHFTSIIGGSFVNEIVALATGFSHLYPHIGSIIDIGGEDSKLIIFEKSGKKNRLRVKDFSMNALCAAGTGSFLDQQASRLRFTIEEFSEIALKAINVPRIAGRCTVFAKSDMIHLQQIATPDYEIVAGLCYALARNFKSNIAKGKEIGNPVAFVGGVAANAGMKKAIRDVFALKDGELIVPEHFTLMGAIGAIYTVLDEPVLKRTFVGVDGLEEYLLQERFHEAHEPLKISEENLNVSYELKNIKEKTRAYLGLDVGSISTNLVVINEEKDILAKSYLMTEGRPLDAVKRGLAEIGEEIGEKIEIIGAGTTGSGRYLTGDFIGADIVRNEITAQAEAAINIDSKVDTVFEIGGQDSKYISIDNGVIVDFEMNKACAAGTGSFLEEQAEKLGISIKEEFGSLALASKAPVKMGERCTVFIESDLVHHQQRGARTDDLVSGLSYSIVTNYLNKVVGDRRVGERIFFQGGTAFNKGVIAAFENVLKKPVKVPSHHDITGAIGVAILAMKERDWAKSNFKGFDLSKRQYVVDTFECKGCENLCEIRKVTVEDEAPLYYGSRCEKYDVKRNIEKRHVTDLFKVRDELLHEIYNKQVDGEPIGIPEILNICDFLPFWKAFLTELGFSIVISDVTNNKIIKEGVENIIVESCFPIKLAHGHILNLIHKGVKRIFLPSVINLKNISNHTSNTFSCPYAQSIPYTVKASIDFDAAGVKLDSPVVYFGGSKDNALKTLKVFGRRINKTGKEVEKAFDIAMETQNTFYSKCLNEGAKLLTTLGKHEKVMVIIGRPYNSVDPGANLNIHKKLMDLGVTPVPLDMLPIMDGAEKDEDLKDMYWGYGQKILRAAKLVKEHDNFYGIYITNFGCGPDSFIMHFFKKIMKGKPFLQLEIDEHSADAGIITRLEAFLDSIRNAKHEPKTMKKVVSKFDVNGKKRKVYIPYMSDHSVTLSSAFRACGVETDVMDESDEEAVRLGRKITSGKECYPCILTTGDMLKAVSKSSFDPEKSAFFMPTGGGPCRFGQYHRFHRMVLDEMGYEEVPIYAPNQDHRLYDELDMLGSKFKRLAWRSIVATDLIMKMLHEIRPYEEIKGDADKVYKDVLLHISKSIEKGGKDIFDVLENAINNYLNIKRVITEKPLVGIVGEIYIRSNRFSNNDLVRKIEEFGGVAWLASIAEWISYVNYINRKKKKKKGSIPNMMNFLITGYIQGKDEHRIEKIFAKELRYGKEPKIDDIIKKASPYVHVSFEGEAILSVGKAVDFIHRGVSGIINAMPFTCMPGTVSSAIMKLIQKRYHTPIINIAYDGQGATNITTRLEAFMYQVKEHFQNRG
- a CDS encoding PP2C family protein-serine/threonine phosphatase — protein: MNISYGFIEDIGRRTSMEDSHAIYHAPEKLFFSAEIYDGHGGKRAAQIAAEMLTPCFLHLWTREAEKPLKERRGELELLRQSYIEVDDHILNIGVESGTTAATFYIIDKKFIASNVGDTRVIIGTKAGVDLLTIDHKPSLPEERSRIEKSGGFISGYGTPRVQGVLAISRALGDASLKPFVSSEPRIVEGRLERENDFVILACDGVWDVLTPQEVIGIARSVENPQEGARQIKEAALEYGSADNISVFVLDLRAYL
- a CDS encoding glucose-6-phosphate isomerase; the protein is MNSIYFDITNVLSTAVGKEGLENTSIAAISEKLQSYNMKLWATPYPFMDLPSKKFQFSEMKRLCDTINTKKLKNIVLLGIGGSSLGTETIFNALLKPFHNLSDTARGNKPRYFILDNIDPNKINMIIDIITPEKEDTLLIAISKSGETPETISQFMIFKELLGNAKERIVVITDRDKGILKEIAEREGYPVLNVPDGVGGRFSVLTPVSMFPAALMGIDIDKIMDGAKDMAQHIKEKRPDENIGIIISSILYLMDKQGKNIHVMMPYCERLSGFADWFRQLEGESIGKNTKGPTPLKSIGVTDQHSQLQLYIDGPKDKFITLIYSADDDRTIPDSFSYIESIDYLAGKNLRDLFYAEFLGTALSITESKTPNITILINEINEYNLGALFMLYEMVIAFLGYLYEVNPFDQPGVELGKIYTKAIMGKRGLEDKQETINAKLSTSKTIIKF